GATCAAACCTTCAGTTTACTGTGCATTTCAGCGAGAATGTTCATGTAACCGGCGGTACTCCGGAGCTCGACTTGAAGCTTGACGGTAAAACCGTTCAAGCGGCTTACGTTTCCGGATCGGGTACTAATGCTCTTGTATTCCAATACGAAGTGCAAGCTGGAGACACGGATTCGGATGGCATTGAGCTTGCTGCAGGTATTTCCTTGAATGGTGCGGCAATAGCTGACCAAGCAGGCAATGCGGCCGTACTTACCCTTGCAAACCCAGGCGATGCAAGCGCCGTACGGATCGACACGACCGTGCCGGTCGTGAGCCTGGTCAGCATGCCTGCCGACGGAATGTATCATGCGGGGGCAAACCTTGATTTTATTGTTAAAACAAGCGAACCGGTTATTCTTAATGCCGCCGCAGGAAAACCATACATGGAAGTACAGGTTGGTTCTGCTGTCGTTAAGGCGGAATACCTTGAAGCCGTATCTTCAAGCGAGTTCAAGTTCCGCTACACGGTACGTCTTGAGGATCAGGATTCGGATGGCATCAGCGTTGATTCCGGAGCACTAGCTTTAAACGGAGCGGTTATCTCGGATGCTGCAGGCAACGGCTTCAGCACAACGCTTAACCATATCGGCGCCACCGGGAACATCAAGGTCAGCAACAACTTCTCGATAGCGCTGAGCGAGACAAACTGGACGAATAAAGACGTAACGGTAACCGTCACGACGGATCCGGACAACAAGATTGAATACAAGCTGGGCAGCAGCGGGTCATGGACGAGCTATACCGCTCCCGTACTTGTAACTCAGGAAGGTCTGACGGCCTTTTATGCGAGAGTTATCGATCCCGATAATCACGTTAGCGAGGTCAAGTCAGTCGAAGTGAAGATCGACAAGACAGCACCGGTTATCGTGTTGAACGGCAATAACACGGTGATTGTTTATAACGGCAGCACCTATACGGAGCAAGGGGCTAAAGTGCAGGATGCGAATCCGGCTGATCCTCTGGCTACGGTTACTGGAACGGTGAATACCACCACGCTTGGAACTTACACGCTGCAATATAACGCGGTAGACCTTGCGGGCAATCATGCGGTAGAAGTGATTCGCTACGTCAACGTGGTCAACAAACCGGTCAGCAATACGAATGTGCGTCAAGTAACCGTTGAAATAGGAGACCCGGATCATCCGCAGGTCATTGTGCAGATCGATATTGTACGCGAGGTAATCGGCGGCAAGAAGGTGGACACCGTCGTTATGAACGAGGACAAAATCAAACAAGCGGTTGCAAGCGCGATAGGAGCCCATCAGGGAACGATAAGAATTATCGTGGACGATATTCCCGGAGATCCGGCGGACGAGGTCAAGGTGAAACTGACGGTCAACTCCATCAAGTATCTCCTCGACAGCTCGATTCAAGTGGTGATTCAAACGGAGAATGCGACGCTTCATCTATCCACCGAGGCATTGGGGGCGATGAAAGGCAGCCAGGAGTTCTTCTTCGATATCCTGCCGATCCGCAAGAAGGACGAGCAGGACGCGGTGAAGGACAGAACGGTTAACGCGGAAGCGATCCGCAAAATCGCGAACTCGGGTAAAGTGACCGTTATCGGCATGCCGATGACGATTGAAACGAATTTGCCGAAAGTAGCGGTTCAAGTTACGTTCCCGCTGGATTCCAACGTGATTCCAAGCGATCTGAATCAAAGAAAGCTTTTCCTCGCCAGTCTTGGCGTATACATTGAACACTCGGATGGCGAAAAGGTATTCCAGCGCGGGAAAATCGTCTATAACGACAAAGGTTATCCGGTTGGCATCGAAATCGAGGTAAACAAGTTCAGTACGTTTACGATTGTCTCGGCAGAAGGAGCAAGCGTGCATCATAATGCTTATATGACCGGATATTCCGACGGTACGTTCCGTCCGAATCAATCGGTGACGAGAGCGGAAATGAGCACCATGCTGTATCGTCTTTTGTCCGGCACGCTTCCAGGCCGAGGCTCCGTCACCGCCTTCAAAGACGTATCCGGCAGCTTCTGGGCTTCCGAAGCAATCCGGTGGGGGCAGCAGGTGGGGATTCTGAACGGTTATCCGGATCATACCTTCAAGCCAAACGCGACAATTACGCGAGCCGAAATGGCGGCTATTATCGTTAAATGGCTGCAGCTCGATCCCGATGCCGCAAATCCTGCTTTCCGCGATGCGAAGGGGCATTGGGCGTCTGTCCAAATTGCCGCGGCAGCAAAGCTTGGCTACATGACCGGATATTCGGACGGCACGTTCCGTCCGGATCAGCCGTTAACCCGTGCCGAAGCGGTTGTTATTGTTAACCGGATTCTTGGCCGCGGTCCGTTAACTGGCGTAACAACGCCTACTTGGAAGGATGTATCGGCTTCTTTCTGGGCGTTCGGAGCGATTGAAGAAGCGTCAAGGTCTCATGACGCAGCACGGGATTCCGGTGGCAGCGAGACATTTATACCGGAATAGATCTATTGTTTTTGAAGCCCTTGCCTTTTCCAGGCAGGGGCTTTTTTTAATATTTTTATACATTAATTGACAATATCCGTCTCTTAAATCTATAGTAGAATTGCACTACTTTTTTGCTAATATTTACTATTCAAAATGTGGGGGTGCGATGCTGGTATTCGAATCCGCTTGTCCTGAACATGCTGTTTTTTTGTTTGAGGTTTATGCCGATACAAGGCGCGAAGAGATGGAAGCCTGGGGTTGGCCGGCTGGCGAAGCAGAAGCTTTTTTGCGTATGCAGTACGAGCTTCAGACCAGGTCCTATGCGTTGCAGTTCCCTGAGGCCGTAACGCAGGTCATAAATCATGGCGGGAATAGAATAGGAAGGATCATTACTTCCAAGAGCAACTCTATTCATCTCATTGATATCTCCTTGCTGAACGCTTACCGCAATAAGGGAATAGGTACGGCTGTAATAACCGGATTGCTGGAGGAAGCGGCGGCAGCGGGTCTGCCGGTTAAGCTCAGCGTATTGGAGCACAATCAGGCAAAGCGGTTGTACGAAAGACTTGGCTTCAAGGCTATAGGGGGAGCATCTCCTTATATCTCTATGACCTGGCGGCCAGATACGAGAGAGGAGCAGTTAATATGAGTTATCAATATGTAGGTGAAATTCGCATGTTTGGAGGCAATTTTGCTCCTATCGGCTGGGCATTTTGCAACGGTCAACTATTGTCCATCAGCGAAAACGAAGTTTTGTTTTCCTTGATCGGTACAACTTACGGTGGAGACGGCGTGTCTACCTTTGCGCTGCCGAATATGCAGGGACGCTTGCCTGTACATACGGGACGCAACAATGCGACAGGCGGCATGTATACGATTGGCCAGAATGCGGGTACCGAATCCGTCACATTAATTATGAATCAACTTCCTGCTCATTCCCATGCAGCGAACAGTTCAACATTATCGGGAACGAGCAACAGCCCAGAGAATGCTTTCTGGGCTGCAAGCGACAAAAATCTTTATTCCGACGCGGCCTCCGACGTTACTTTAAATGCTGCGGCTATCGGAGTGACCGGCGGCAGCCAGCCTCATGACAACATGATGCCTTATCTGGCGGTTTCGTTCATCATTGCGCTTGTGGGTATCTATCCGTCCCAATCCTAGAGAGAGAACAAGGAGGAAATAACATGGCAGAACCATTTCTTGGCGAGGTAAGACAATTTCCGTTCAACTTTGCACCGAAGGGCTGGGCGCAATGCAATGGCCAGCTGCTGTCAATCCAGCAAAATACAGCCTTATTCTCGCTACTGGGTACGACCTATGGGGGGAACGGCACAACGACTTTCGCGCTGCCGAATTTGCAAGGGCGCGTTCCGGTTCATCCAGGCCAAACCGTCGTATTAGGGCAGACGGCCGGCGAGGAAGCTCATACGCTAACCATTAACGAGATGCCGCATCATAATCATCAAGCTAAAGGCGGATC
This region of Paenibacillus sp. JDR-2 genomic DNA includes:
- a CDS encoding GNAT family N-acetyltransferase; the protein is MLVFESACPEHAVFLFEVYADTRREEMEAWGWPAGEAEAFLRMQYELQTRSYALQFPEAVTQVINHGGNRIGRIITSKSNSIHLIDISLLNAYRNKGIGTAVITGLLEEAAAAGLPVKLSVLEHNQAKRLYERLGFKAIGGASPYISMTWRPDTREEQLI
- a CDS encoding phage tail protein → MSYQYVGEIRMFGGNFAPIGWAFCNGQLLSISENEVLFSLIGTTYGGDGVSTFALPNMQGRLPVHTGRNNATGGMYTIGQNAGTESVTLIMNQLPAHSHAANSSTLSGTSNSPENAFWAASDKNLYSDAASDVTLNAAAIGVTGGSQPHDNMMPYLAVSFIIALVGIYPSQS
- a CDS encoding phage tail protein; amino-acid sequence: MAEPFLGEVRQFPFNFAPKGWAQCNGQLLSIQQNTALFSLLGTTYGGNGTTTFALPNLQGRVPVHPGQTVVLGQTAGEEAHTLTINEMPHHNHQAKGGSDAAGSGPAGKTWGTSTSVSPFAPQPNTIMSPNAIAQAGGSQPHNNMQPYLVINFCIALQGIYPSRN